The Maridesulfovibrio frigidus DSM 17176 genome has a segment encoding these proteins:
- a CDS encoding phage regulatory CII family protein, with amino-acid sequence MSEKIERAIQDLVVNGPVPVEVLAEKVGKSAKTLLREVNPDDPKAKLGAETLMEIMRITGGVEPLKLMAEELDFTLEFE; translated from the coding sequence ATGTCTGAAAAGATTGAAAGAGCAATACAAGATCTTGTTGTTAACGGTCCGGTTCCTGTAGAGGTTCTGGCAGAGAAAGTGGGCAAAAGTGCTAAGACTTTGCTACGCGAAGTTAACCCAGACGACCCGAAAGCAAAACTCGGAGCTGAAACGCTAATGGAAATTATGCGAATCACGGGAGGGGTTGAGCCTCTTAAGCTGATGGCCGAAGAGTTGGATTTTACACTGGAATTTGAGTAA
- a CDS encoding ATP-binding protein has protein sequence MPKKSLHMKILLWGWAIMLCALLLTFWFYYGTVAEELTSSSGQSTSHLLNFVRGQVNKSNTVPGTSSFQKTVTELGHDLGIRITYIKSGKVLADSEVQESRLSKLDDHSNRPEVIAAEASGSGENVRYSTTLDTRMLYVAKAMGKDGEFLRLAMPYSVIGERLARVKVNFALVLLLIAAGSALLLIYIGKRTSAAVTEISATATAIGEGDYSKRIRVLPGGEYKLLANSINTMARKIQGHIRTIEDQKNKLDAMFENMKEGIMVLDPDGKIESVNNSMIEIIPETANSKGRMPLEVLTRHEIQDSVDAIINNRSESKSDSIILDFSDGRSMNVTICSFNDSENNRKLILVFHDISEVRRIEMVLRDFVSNASHQLRTPLTSIKGYTETIIDNPPNDNKTLSKFLNIILDNANHMSKVITGMFALARSEYSGKKLRSEPTNLKLTISHSIDNLTKQADAKEITITTGHIVEDLVVGTDEGLIQIFENILENAIKYAPEKSAIRIETELDGSSVTTKVIDEGPGITPADAERIFERFFKLDENAVENGSSGLGLAICRSLVRNFNGDIWVESPTDIASGTGSAFCVKLPTAMG, from the coding sequence TTGCCCAAGAAATCTTTACATATGAAAATTCTTCTCTGGGGCTGGGCAATTATGCTCTGCGCTCTGCTGCTGACCTTTTGGTTTTACTATGGCACAGTTGCGGAAGAACTCACCAGTTCAAGTGGTCAGAGTACCTCGCACTTACTTAACTTTGTCCGGGGACAAGTAAATAAAAGTAACACAGTGCCGGGCACTTCCTCCTTTCAAAAAACAGTTACAGAACTAGGCCATGATCTTGGCATAAGAATCACTTATATTAAGAGCGGCAAAGTTTTAGCGGATTCTGAAGTTCAAGAAAGCAGACTTTCTAAACTCGACGACCATTCTAACCGGCCGGAAGTCATCGCAGCAGAAGCAAGCGGCTCTGGCGAAAACGTCAGATACAGCACAACTCTCGACACCCGCATGTTATACGTGGCTAAAGCCATGGGAAAAGACGGTGAATTCCTGCGTCTCGCCATGCCATACTCCGTTATAGGCGAACGCTTAGCTAGGGTTAAAGTCAATTTCGCCCTTGTTTTGTTACTCATAGCAGCAGGATCAGCACTGCTACTCATATATATAGGTAAAAGAACTTCCGCCGCTGTCACTGAAATATCTGCAACAGCTACAGCAATCGGCGAAGGTGACTACAGCAAAAGAATCAGAGTTCTCCCTGGCGGTGAATATAAACTGCTGGCAAACTCTATCAATACCATGGCCCGTAAAATTCAGGGCCATATCAGGACAATTGAAGATCAAAAGAACAAGCTCGATGCCATGTTTGAAAACATGAAAGAAGGCATAATGGTTCTTGATCCTGATGGTAAAATTGAATCCGTTAACAATTCAATGATCGAGATTATTCCTGAAACAGCTAACAGCAAAGGCAGAATGCCTCTTGAAGTGCTGACTAGGCATGAAATTCAGGATTCTGTTGATGCTATCATCAATAATCGCAGTGAATCTAAGTCAGATTCAATCATTCTTGATTTTTCGGATGGACGTTCAATGAATGTAACAATATGTTCATTCAACGATTCAGAAAATAATAGAAAACTTATTCTCGTTTTTCATGACATCAGTGAAGTTCGCCGAATTGAGATGGTGCTCAGAGACTTTGTCTCAAATGCTTCACATCAGCTCCGTACTCCACTGACAAGCATAAAAGGGTATACTGAAACCATCATAGACAACCCTCCAAACGACAATAAGACTCTCTCTAAATTCCTGAACATAATTCTCGATAATGCAAACCATATGTCAAAAGTAATAACAGGCATGTTTGCCTTGGCCCGCAGTGAATACTCAGGTAAAAAACTTCGGTCCGAGCCAACAAATCTAAAACTAACCATAAGTCATAGCATTGATAACCTTACCAAACAGGCTGACGCGAAAGAAATTACAATAACCACCGGACATATCGTTGAAGACCTGGTTGTAGGTACAGATGAAGGTTTGATCCAAATTTTTGAAAATATTCTGGAAAATGCAATAAAGTATGCTCCGGAAAAAAGTGCGATTAGAATTGAAACAGAATTGGACGGAAGTTCGGTAACGACTAAAGTTATTGACGAAGGGCCGGGGATAACTCCTGCCGATGCGGAAAGGATTTTCGAAAGGTTCTTTAAACTTGATGAAAATGCTGTCGAAAACGGCAGCTCTGGACTAGGACTTGCTATTTGTCGTAGTCTTGTTCGAAACTTTAATGGTGACATTTGGGTTGAAAGCCCGACGGATATAGCTTCTGGAACAGGCTCCGCATTTTGTGTGAAGCTTCCGACAGCAATGGGCTGA
- a CDS encoding inorganic phosphate transporter: MDIYDVFFYLSLFAGFMMAFNLGANDVANSMASAVGAKAISIKQAVFIAGTLNFAGAVFLGSQVTATVSKGIINASVIGDPKIVMIGMFSALLAAGLWVLISTLTALPVSSTHSIVGAILGFGLVAGGPDVVNWIKMVGIVMSWIISPFFAATIAYLIFTHIRKTILFQKDFIHQAKKWAPIWMGLTVLLISLSFLYKTPVGKSLHLPFLGALALGCGIAGLVWFIGRLAVNKLVGDPEQGAEAVEETFRKLQIGTSCYVALSQGANDVANAIGPVAAIYLISKEHVLRTNADVPLGLLVMGGVGIAIGIALLGHKVMGTVGTKITVLTNTRGFAVDFGAATTVLVASNMGLPVSSTHAAVGSVVGVGLARGFSAVNFKILGKIVVYWVLTVPIAAFTSIIIFTILKWICL, from the coding sequence ATGGATATTTATGACGTATTTTTCTACCTGTCCCTGTTCGCAGGGTTTATGATGGCCTTTAACCTAGGTGCAAACGACGTGGCAAACTCCATGGCGTCTGCTGTAGGTGCAAAAGCTATCAGTATCAAACAGGCTGTTTTCATCGCAGGTACGCTTAACTTTGCGGGAGCAGTTTTTCTTGGCTCACAAGTAACTGCAACGGTAAGTAAGGGAATCATTAATGCCAGTGTAATTGGCGACCCTAAAATTGTAATGATAGGGATGTTCTCTGCGCTACTGGCTGCGGGGTTATGGGTTTTGATCTCAACACTGACGGCCTTACCCGTTTCATCTACTCACTCTATTGTAGGTGCGATTCTCGGATTCGGACTTGTTGCAGGCGGACCGGATGTTGTAAATTGGATCAAAATGGTCGGGATCGTTATGTCCTGGATTATTTCTCCATTTTTTGCAGCAACCATCGCTTATTTGATATTTACCCATATCCGTAAAACAATCCTTTTCCAAAAGGACTTTATTCACCAAGCCAAGAAATGGGCTCCGATATGGATGGGCTTAACTGTCCTTCTTATTTCTCTCTCATTTCTTTACAAAACGCCAGTAGGCAAAAGTCTACACCTTCCCTTTTTGGGAGCGTTAGCGCTCGGCTGTGGTATTGCCGGATTAGTTTGGTTTATAGGTAGACTGGCTGTAAACAAGCTGGTGGGAGATCCTGAGCAGGGAGCTGAAGCTGTCGAAGAGACTTTCAGAAAACTGCAAATCGGAACATCCTGCTATGTAGCCCTTTCTCAGGGTGCTAATGATGTAGCCAACGCAATCGGACCGGTTGCTGCAATCTACCTTATATCTAAAGAGCACGTACTCCGCACAAATGCAGATGTACCTCTCGGTTTGCTGGTCATGGGCGGAGTTGGTATTGCTATTGGTATCGCCCTTCTCGGTCATAAAGTAATGGGCACAGTCGGAACCAAAATCACCGTACTGACCAATACCAGAGGATTCGCGGTTGACTTCGGAGCTGCAACAACAGTTCTTGTCGCTTCCAACATGGGACTTCCCGTTTCATCAACTCACGCGGCAGTTGGTTCAGTCGTAGGAGTTGGTCTCGCAAGAGGATTCTCAGCAGTCAACTTTAAAATACTTGGTAAAATTGTCGTTTATTGGGTATTAACTGTACCTATAGCTGCATTCACATCAATAATAATATTTACAATCCTCAAGTGGATTTGTCTCTAG
- a CDS encoding DUF47 domain-containing protein, translating into MRFRLPFLGIIASKDPMDGLTKHYDKIAECIQIINDSVECYVTGDATCKEFGDLIEQIDTVESQADKIKRSIRNHLPHSMFMSVDKTLFFNYTRSQDNILDNAQEALHWLAMRKVSIATEYQKDLILLLSEVNDTTTRLGPALKATIELNNGSSIDREKTKQAIRKVRKHYARAVELRKELTHKIYNSDMEFKDIYQLTHFVDCLSEMAHQAEGCADILRAMLAR; encoded by the coding sequence ATGCGTTTTCGTTTACCTTTTCTCGGAATTATAGCTTCAAAAGATCCAATGGACGGACTTACCAAGCACTACGATAAAATTGCTGAGTGCATTCAAATCATCAACGATTCCGTAGAATGCTACGTAACAGGCGATGCTACATGTAAAGAATTCGGCGACCTCATCGAGCAGATCGATACGGTTGAAAGTCAGGCGGACAAGATCAAAAGATCTATCCGTAACCACTTGCCGCACAGCATGTTCATGTCTGTAGATAAGACTCTGTTCTTTAACTACACACGCAGTCAGGATAACATCCTCGACAACGCTCAGGAAGCCCTGCACTGGCTTGCCATGCGCAAAGTAAGCATTGCTACAGAATACCAGAAAGACCTGATTCTGCTCCTTTCTGAAGTTAATGACACAACAACCCGCCTCGGCCCCGCGCTAAAAGCAACCATTGAACTTAACAATGGCTCTTCAATTGATCGCGAAAAGACCAAACAGGCTATCAGAAAAGTTCGCAAGCATTACGCAAGAGCTGTAGAACTCAGAAAAGAACTCACTCACAAGATCTACAATTCCGACATGGAATTTAAAGACATCTACCAGCTTACGCATTTCGTAGATTGTTTGAGCGAAATGGCTCACCAAGCAGAAGGATGTGCAGATATCCTCCGCGCGATGCTGGCCAGATAA
- a CDS encoding RHS repeat-associated core domain-containing protein — protein sequence MRKSFKQKAPVRVACRGFFIQNSSCPTNHKAFTYNEEGDPVTMTYQDKTYNLATDQVDIIFMVADERGNEIKEIIHDSFGNKAFDSNEEFDTKIGFAAGLLDKDTGLVHFGYRDYDPTIGRFITPDPIDLAGGDVDVYGYCLDDPINFHDRTGLAGESEDSKDELADTMIN from the coding sequence ATGAGAAAATCCTTCAAACAAAAAGCCCCTGTACGAGTCGCGTGCAGGGGCTTTTTCATACAGAATTCTTCATGTCCGACAAACCACAAAGCGTTCACCTATAATGAAGAAGGTGATCCTGTGACCATGACTTATCAAGATAAAACATACAATCTAGCTACGGATCAGGTCGATATAATATTCATGGTTGCGGATGAAAGGGGTAATGAGATAAAAGAAATTATTCACGATTCGTTTGGTAATAAAGCTTTCGATAGTAATGAAGAGTTTGATACGAAAATAGGGTTCGCTGCGGGTTTGCTTGATAAAGATACGGGGCTAGTTCACTTCGGATATCGTGATTACGACCCCACCATCGGCAGATTCATAACTCCCGATCCTATTGATTTAGCTGGCGGGGATGTGGATGTTTACGGCTACTGTTTGGATGACCCCATTAATTTTCATGATCGGACTGGCTTGGCGGGTGAGAGTGAAGATTCGAAGGACGAATTAGCCGATACTATGATTAACTAG
- a CDS encoding methyl-accepting chemotaxis protein has translation MFANLSVKMRLVLGFGVVVLLALVLGGVSIVSMNKLSEMTVNLYKHPYAVSTAMLRIDTDIVKIHRSMKDVALAQSPKQIDKAIDQIAELEKRIKADFKIVDERFLGDKSAVYAAQKLITDWKPIRDNVIEHMRAGERAEAAAITKGKGAEHVGKINKSIAGFIDFAGGKAEGFVKMAAAAASSALQWTIIILLVTVLASIFIGILVARGILSLLGAEPAVVASVANDIANGDLNVRFTNDAKGLYATMQIMADKLKVVINDVRSAADNVNNGSAEMSSSSGQLSEGATNQASAIEEVSSSMEEMVANIRQNADNARQTEGIASKAAGDIEDGGKAVTETVQAMKDIADKISIIEEIARQTNLLALNAAIEAARAGEHGKGFAVVAAEVRKLAERSGTAASEISELSTSSVAVAEKAGQTLETIVPDIQKTASLVQEITAASNEQNSGAEQINLSIQQLDHIIQQNASASEEMASTAEELSSQSNQLLDTISFFRVDGSSARQVSATVARPPSRALPQRATQAAPRSQPQAFAKKESINLDMSADDEFERF, from the coding sequence ATGTTCGCGAATCTTTCTGTTAAAATGCGTTTGGTATTAGGTTTCGGAGTAGTTGTTCTTCTTGCATTAGTTCTAGGAGGGGTTTCCATTGTCAGTATGAATAAATTGTCGGAAATGACAGTTAATCTCTACAAGCATCCATATGCAGTCAGCACCGCCATGCTTCGTATCGATACCGACATTGTGAAGATTCACCGCTCTATGAAGGACGTAGCTTTGGCCCAGTCTCCGAAGCAGATCGACAAGGCCATTGATCAAATCGCTGAACTTGAAAAGCGTATCAAGGCAGATTTTAAAATTGTTGACGAAAGATTTCTCGGAGATAAATCTGCCGTGTATGCAGCTCAAAAACTCATCACGGACTGGAAGCCTATACGGGATAATGTCATTGAACACATGAGGGCCGGAGAACGGGCTGAAGCCGCTGCTATTACCAAGGGTAAAGGTGCTGAGCATGTGGGTAAGATCAATAAAAGTATTGCAGGATTCATCGATTTTGCCGGTGGCAAGGCTGAGGGATTTGTCAAAATGGCCGCCGCCGCAGCTAGTAGTGCTTTGCAATGGACCATTATCATCCTACTCGTTACTGTTTTAGCTAGTATATTCATAGGTATCTTGGTTGCTCGAGGGATTTTGAGCTTGCTTGGAGCCGAACCTGCAGTAGTGGCATCTGTTGCCAACGACATCGCAAACGGTGACTTGAACGTGCGATTTACAAATGATGCTAAAGGGTTGTATGCCACAATGCAGATTATGGCAGATAAACTTAAAGTCGTAATCAACGATGTTCGTAGTGCTGCCGACAACGTTAATAATGGAAGCGCAGAAATGTCTTCTTCTTCAGGGCAACTCTCTGAAGGCGCGACAAATCAGGCTTCTGCAATCGAAGAAGTGTCCTCTTCCATGGAAGAAATGGTTGCCAATATTCGCCAGAATGCTGACAATGCGAGGCAGACCGAAGGCATTGCCTCCAAAGCTGCCGGAGATATCGAAGACGGTGGGAAGGCTGTAACCGAAACGGTACAGGCCATGAAAGATATCGCGGACAAGATTTCTATCATTGAAGAGATAGCCCGCCAAACTAATCTTTTAGCACTTAACGCCGCTATTGAGGCTGCCCGCGCTGGCGAACACGGCAAAGGTTTCGCAGTGGTTGCTGCTGAGGTTCGCAAACTCGCTGAACGAAGCGGAACAGCTGCTAGCGAAATAAGTGAACTATCCACTAGTAGCGTAGCCGTTGCTGAAAAGGCCGGACAGACCCTTGAAACCATCGTTCCGGACATTCAGAAGACTGCTTCTCTAGTTCAGGAAATCACTGCTGCCAGCAATGAACAGAACTCAGGCGCAGAGCAAATCAATCTGTCTATTCAACAGTTAGACCATATTATTCAGCAAAATGCCTCTGCATCGGAAGAGATGGCATCCACCGCTGAGGAACTTTCCAGTCAGTCTAATCAGCTTTTGGACACGATCTCCTTCTTCCGCGTTGACGGCTCTAGTGCACGTCAGGTTTCCGCAACAGTGGCAAGACCTCCGTCCAGAGCTCTCCCGCAGCGGGCTACACAGGCGGCACCTCGGTCCCAGCCGCAAGCGTTTGCAAAGAAAGAGTCTATCAATTTAGATATGAGTGCGGACGATGAATTCGAAAGATTTTAA
- the acs gene encoding acetate--CoA ligase: MDHPEAVDSLLHEERVFRPLPQMIIEAGVNPQDLRAARERAESNHTGYWEEAAEELDWFTKWDSVLDESEAPNYKWFTGARCNIVYNALDRHIETANKNRLALIWEGEPGDSRQFTYYELYRAVNRFANGLRALGVSKGDRVVLYMPQLPETVISMLACARIGAVHSLVFSGFSAKLLRERVREIQPRVVVTVDGFYRNGQVVRLKEEVDRALLESPADSLESVVVVHRANVEVEMDSARDYWYEDIVRHERSHAASEVMDANDPLFILHTSGTAGKPKGIIHCHGGYMVGVHRTFKWVFDLKPTDIFWCSADPGWITGHSYLVYGPLLAGTTTVMYEGHTLYPQADRMWNIISKYGVTIFYTSPTQIRTLMRFGHSYPDQHDLSTLRILGAVGEPFNPEAWIWLYENIGKSQCPVLDTWWQTETGMIMISPMPVSVLKPGSVTRALPGIDADIVNLEGKSVPAGKGGFLVIKKPWPAMFTAVLNDDRALADHYWGIIPGMFYAGDVARRDEDGYFWIQGRADDVLSISGHRIGSAEVESALTSHPDVAEAVVVGVPDKIKGEVAKAFVTLIYDAMESDDLHKELIDHIHSELGPIVVIKSIEFRDELPKTSSGKIKRMSLKDGRDY, from the coding sequence ATGGATCATCCTGAAGCAGTCGATAGTCTTCTACACGAAGAGCGGGTTTTTAGGCCCCTGCCGCAGATGATCATTGAGGCTGGCGTAAATCCGCAGGATTTACGGGCTGCTCGCGAACGAGCTGAGTCTAATCACACTGGTTACTGGGAAGAAGCAGCTGAAGAGTTAGACTGGTTCACCAAGTGGGATAGTGTACTTGATGAATCCGAAGCTCCTAACTACAAGTGGTTTACTGGCGCCAGATGTAACATTGTTTACAATGCTCTTGATCGTCATATCGAAACCGCTAATAAAAACCGCCTTGCTCTCATATGGGAAGGCGAGCCCGGCGATTCTCGCCAATTTACATATTATGAGCTTTACCGTGCGGTAAATAGGTTCGCGAACGGGCTACGTGCTCTTGGCGTTTCCAAGGGGGACCGTGTTGTCCTTTACATGCCGCAACTTCCCGAAACAGTTATTTCCATGCTTGCCTGCGCCAGAATTGGCGCGGTTCATTCTTTAGTCTTTTCCGGTTTTTCCGCAAAGTTGCTCCGCGAGCGTGTAAGAGAAATCCAGCCTCGTGTCGTGGTTACGGTCGATGGTTTCTATCGAAATGGACAAGTTGTCAGGCTGAAAGAAGAAGTAGATCGTGCTCTGCTTGAATCTCCTGCTGACTCTCTTGAGTCTGTTGTCGTCGTACACAGAGCCAATGTTGAAGTGGAAATGGATTCCGCAAGAGACTACTGGTATGAGGATATTGTCCGCCATGAGCGTTCTCATGCTGCATCTGAAGTCATGGATGCAAATGATCCGCTTTTTATTCTGCATACGTCAGGGACGGCTGGGAAGCCTAAGGGTATAATCCATTGTCACGGCGGCTATATGGTCGGTGTGCACAGGACTTTTAAGTGGGTGTTTGATCTTAAACCCACAGATATTTTTTGGTGTTCCGCTGATCCGGGCTGGATAACAGGTCACAGTTATCTCGTTTACGGGCCGCTTCTAGCGGGCACAACGACTGTAATGTACGAAGGGCATACCCTTTATCCGCAAGCCGACAGAATGTGGAACATTATTTCCAAGTACGGCGTTACAATTTTCTATACTTCGCCCACTCAGATTCGCACACTGATGCGTTTCGGGCACAGTTATCCTGATCAGCATGATCTTTCCACGCTCAGAATTCTGGGCGCGGTAGGTGAGCCGTTTAATCCTGAAGCGTGGATCTGGCTTTACGAAAACATTGGTAAAAGCCAATGCCCGGTTCTTGATACATGGTGGCAGACCGAAACCGGTATGATCATGATCAGCCCTATGCCTGTGTCCGTGCTCAAGCCCGGTTCGGTTACTAGAGCTTTGCCAGGCATTGACGCCGACATCGTGAATCTCGAAGGTAAGTCGGTTCCAGCAGGTAAGGGCGGATTTCTTGTAATCAAGAAACCATGGCCCGCAATGTTTACCGCTGTATTGAATGATGATCGCGCACTTGCCGACCATTATTGGGGAATTATACCGGGAATGTTCTATGCGGGAGATGTCGCGCGCAGGGATGAAGACGGTTACTTCTGGATTCAGGGCCGCGCTGATGATGTGCTCAGTATTTCAGGACACCGCATTGGCTCCGCAGAAGTGGAAAGCGCGCTGACAAGTCACCCTGATGTTGCCGAAGCTGTTGTCGTCGGGGTGCCGGACAAGATCAAGGGAGAAGTTGCTAAGGCTTTCGTTACCTTGATTTATGACGCAATGGAATCCGATGATTTACACAAGGAATTGATAGATCACATTCACAGTGAGCTTGGGCCTATTGTCGTAATTAAAAGCATTGAATTCCGAGATGAGCTTCCCAAGACGTCGAGTGGCAAAATAAAGCGCATGTCTTTGAAAGACGGGCGTGATTATTAA
- a CDS encoding LytR/AlgR family response regulator transcription factor, which yields MPSLKTLILHPDAEVRSFIRQSLRGVGVVRLLGETVIADEALDMHKEVGYGIIFVALNFPEGMSGIEFAQALGSSKHKPGLIFIAEDETTAYQAFELGAVDYLIWPPDEERMAKTVERILRFKSHFREVPEPSDWKESGSGVETGEETLQLPLEEDEQDRFLAALKQAWDSSQTRQPEIEKLPVNQDGRMMLIPYTQIIFVEAFEDYSYVHTATQKFLTSHRLKALEERLEPHRFFRVHRKYLVNLEMVTEIASLPGSNFMLRTAGRTRIELPISRRRIAKLKQILGM from the coding sequence TTGCCCAGTCTTAAGACATTAATCCTTCATCCTGACGCAGAGGTCAGATCTTTCATCCGGCAAAGCTTGCGCGGTGTTGGTGTTGTTCGGCTTTTGGGCGAAACGGTTATTGCCGATGAAGCCCTCGATATGCACAAGGAAGTTGGCTATGGCATAATTTTCGTGGCTCTAAATTTCCCAGAAGGGATGAGTGGGATTGAGTTTGCTCAGGCTCTTGGGTCCAGTAAGCATAAGCCCGGTTTGATCTTTATAGCCGAAGACGAGACGACAGCTTATCAGGCCTTCGAGCTTGGAGCTGTAGATTATCTAATTTGGCCTCCAGATGAAGAGCGCATGGCTAAGACTGTTGAACGTATTTTAAGATTTAAATCCCATTTCCGTGAAGTTCCTGAACCGTCTGATTGGAAAGAATCCGGTTCCGGTGTTGAGACTGGCGAAGAAACTTTGCAGCTGCCCCTCGAGGAAGATGAGCAGGATCGCTTTCTTGCCGCATTGAAACAAGCATGGGACTCTTCCCAAACCCGCCAGCCTGAAATTGAGAAACTACCCGTTAACCAAGACGGGCGTATGATGCTCATTCCTTATACTCAGATAATTTTCGTGGAGGCCTTCGAAGATTATTCTTATGTACATACCGCCACTCAGAAATTTTTGACCTCGCACAGACTTAAGGCTTTAGAAGAACGCCTAGAACCTCATAGGTTTTTTAGAGTACATCGTAAGTATCTGGTAAATTTAGAAATGGTTACCGAAATAGCTTCCCTTCCCGGTAGTAACTTTATGCTTAGGACCGCAGGACGCACCCGTATTGAGCTACCTATCAGCAGACGACGTATTGCGAAGCTGAAACAGATACTAGGGATGTAA
- a CDS encoding Fur family transcriptional regulator — protein sequence MKIGQRRSKQRELILEELKALTCHPTADELYEIVRKRLTNISLGTVYRNLDLMASSGIILKIDSGGKNRFDGNAIPHPHLRCIECGKVDDIMFDVSLPIPSELEANGYEITGCTIEYYGICPNCKTCC from the coding sequence ATGAAAATAGGACAAAGAAGATCAAAACAAAGGGAACTTATTCTTGAGGAACTTAAAGCACTAACCTGCCATCCAACAGCAGACGAGCTTTATGAGATTGTCAGGAAACGGTTAACAAACATAAGCTTGGGAACAGTGTACAGAAACCTTGACTTGATGGCTTCCTCTGGAATCATATTAAAGATAGATTCTGGGGGAAAGAACAGGTTTGATGGTAACGCCATACCTCACCCACATCTAAGATGTATCGAGTGCGGAAAGGTTGATGACATCATGTTTGATGTAAGTCTGCCGATACCAAGTGAACTTGAAGCCAATGGTTATGAAATTACAGGATGTACAATTGAGTACTACGGCATCTGCCCGAACTGCAAAACCTGTTGCTAA
- the rbr gene encoding rubrerythrin, whose product MAGLKGSRTETNILTAFAGESQARNRYTYFASQAKKEGFVQISKIFEETANQEKEHAKRLFKLLEGGDVEVTASFPAGVVGTTAENLMASAAGEKEEWEHMYPSFAKIAEEEGFTTIAAVFKAIAIAEEFHEKRYVALAKNIEDGKVFEKDTCVVWQCQNCGYTSEGKQALKQCPACAHPQAHFQLVCENY is encoded by the coding sequence ATGGCTGGATTAAAAGGGTCACGTACCGAAACCAATATACTTACTGCATTTGCTGGGGAATCTCAGGCCCGCAATCGCTACACATACTTCGCTTCTCAAGCCAAAAAAGAAGGCTTTGTTCAGATCTCCAAAATTTTTGAAGAAACCGCCAATCAGGAAAAAGAGCACGCAAAACGTCTCTTTAAACTCCTTGAAGGCGGAGATGTAGAAGTAACAGCTTCTTTTCCTGCAGGTGTCGTCGGTACAACTGCTGAAAACCTCATGGCTTCTGCTGCCGGAGAAAAAGAAGAATGGGAACACATGTACCCGTCTTTTGCAAAAATAGCTGAAGAAGAAGGCTTCACCACCATCGCTGCAGTTTTCAAAGCAATCGCTATTGCAGAAGAATTCCACGAAAAACGTTATGTTGCTCTTGCTAAAAACATAGAAGACGGTAAAGTTTTCGAAAAAGACACTTGTGTGGTATGGCAGTGTCAGAACTGTGGATATACAAGTGAAGGGAAACAGGCTCTAAAACAGTGTCCAGCTTGTGCTCACCCTCAGGCTCACTTCCAGCTCGTTTGTGAAAATTACTAA
- a CDS encoding desulfoferrodoxin yields MAELFEVYKCDACGNITMVMHAGPGNLACCGTDMKLMTENTVDAAKEKHVPVIETIEGGYKVKVGAVAHPMDEKHYIEWIELASGNDRYLKKLNPGEAPEADFCGCKFGTEPVTARAYCNLHGLWKA; encoded by the coding sequence ATGGCTGAATTATTTGAAGTATATAAATGCGACGCTTGCGGCAATATCACTATGGTTATGCATGCTGGCCCCGGCAACCTTGCTTGCTGTGGAACAGACATGAAACTCATGACCGAAAATACCGTTGATGCTGCTAAAGAAAAACATGTTCCTGTCATTGAAACAATCGAAGGCGGATACAAAGTTAAAGTTGGCGCAGTTGCTCATCCAATGGACGAGAAACATTACATAGAATGGATTGAACTTGCTTCAGGTAACGATCGTTACCTGAAAAAACTAAATCCAGGCGAAGCCCCTGAAGCAGATTTCTGCGGCTGCAAATTCGGAACAGAGCCAGTTACTGCTCGTGCATACTGTAACTTACACGGTCTCTGGAAAGCTTAA
- a CDS encoding rubredoxin: MAEPSEMYQCQVSNCGFIYNPEKGDRKGKIEKGIQFKDLSEDWKCPICGATKKSFKALG, from the coding sequence ATGGCTGAACCAAGCGAAATGTACCAGTGTCAAGTTAGCAATTGTGGCTTTATCTACAACCCTGAGAAAGGTGATAGAAAAGGCAAAATTGAAAAAGGGATACAGTTTAAAGATCTTTCAGAAGATTGGAAATGCCCAATTTGTGGTGCTACTAAAAAATCATTCAAAGCTTTAGGCTAG
- the rd gene encoding rubredoxin has protein sequence MKYVCNICGWVYDPAEGDPDGGIAPGTEFKDIPADWECPVCGAGKDDFEAES, from the coding sequence ATGAAATACGTATGTAATATTTGTGGATGGGTTTACGATCCTGCTGAAGGCGATCCAGATGGCGGCATTGCTCCAGGAACTGAATTCAAAGATATTCCTGCTGATTGGGAATGTCCTGTCTGCGGAGCGGGCAAAGACGATTTCGAAGCTGAATCTTAG